From one Actinomyces sp. Marseille-P3109 genomic stretch:
- a CDS encoding LacI family DNA-binding transcriptional regulator, which yields MTKAHAATQSDVARAAGVSRSLVSLALSGSPKVAAGTRERIEEVAASLGYRVNVSASSLARKRSSIIGLVLPNLRNAFFEQVAACLGRAAAQRGLTLFVTVGSDQPEVLHQAIESLLGVRVAGIVLVSPWLPGEDLLAIGEEVPVCVVGRRSPGGRVDSVRVDEQAAARLLVDHLADLGMRTICYIGPRLTDAASRHDREHSLVRAAETAGLAFEVRSCGEDAGPATRAALHDHPEPLGLVVHNDVLAIDAVPVLRESRREPGADVALASYDNTYLALREEFSLTSIDQPEDLLGEHAVDLVCRRAGLAPDDGPDTGTEARSVILEPELVTRASSLGR from the coding sequence GTGACCAAGGCTCATGCCGCCACCCAGAGCGACGTCGCACGCGCCGCCGGGGTCTCGCGCAGCCTGGTCTCCCTGGCCCTGAGCGGCTCCCCCAAGGTCGCCGCCGGCACCCGCGAGCGCATCGAGGAGGTGGCCGCCTCCCTCGGCTACCGGGTCAACGTCTCGGCCTCCTCGCTGGCCCGCAAGCGCTCGAGCATCATCGGCCTGGTGCTGCCCAACCTGCGCAACGCCTTCTTCGAGCAGGTCGCGGCCTGCCTGGGCCGGGCGGCCGCGCAGCGCGGCCTCACCCTGTTCGTCACGGTCGGCTCCGACCAGCCGGAGGTCCTGCACCAGGCCATCGAGAGCCTGCTCGGCGTCCGTGTTGCGGGCATCGTGCTCGTCTCGCCCTGGCTGCCCGGTGAGGACCTGCTGGCCATCGGCGAGGAGGTGCCCGTGTGCGTCGTCGGGCGGCGCAGTCCCGGCGGGCGGGTCGACTCCGTGCGGGTCGACGAGCAGGCCGCCGCCCGCCTCCTCGTCGACCACCTGGCGGACCTGGGTATGCGCACCATCTGCTACATCGGCCCGCGCCTGACCGACGCGGCCTCCCGTCACGACCGTGAGCACTCGCTGGTCCGGGCGGCTGAGACCGCCGGGCTGGCCTTCGAGGTGCGCAGCTGCGGCGAGGACGCCGGCCCCGCCACCCGGGCCGCGCTGCACGATCATCCCGAGCCGCTGGGTCTGGTCGTGCACAACGACGTCCTGGCCATCGACGCCGTGCCCGTCCTGCGCGAGAGCCGCCGTGAGCCCGGGGCCGACGTCGCCCTGGCCTCCTACGACAACACCTACCTGGCCCTGCGCGAGGAGTTCTCCCTGACCAGCATCGACCAGCCCGAGGACCTCCTGGGCGAGCACGCAGTGGACCTGGTGTGCCGCCGCGCCGGGCTCGCGCCCGACGACGGACCGGACACCGGAACCGAGGCCCGCAGTGTGATCCTGGAGCCCGAGCTGGTCACCCGAGCCTCCTCCTTGGGACGCTGA